A single genomic interval of Xyrauchen texanus isolate HMW12.3.18 chromosome 8, RBS_HiC_50CHRs, whole genome shotgun sequence harbors:
- the LOC127647192 gene encoding cAMP-dependent protein kinase type I-alpha regulatory subunit — MASSSTSSEEERSLRECERYVQKHNIQQLLKDCIVQLCTSRPDKPMAFLREYFERLEKEEAKQIISQQKSSSRSDSREDEVSPPMNPVVKGRRRRGAISAEVYTEEDAASYVRKVIPKDYKTMAALAKAIEKNVLFSHLDDNERSDIFDAMFSVTYIAGETVIQQGDEGDNFYVIDQGEMDVYVNNEWVTSIGEGGSFGELALIYGTPRAATVRAKTNVKLWGIDRDSYRRILMGSTLRKRKMYEEFLSKVSILESLDKWERLTVADALETVQFEDGQKIVVQGQPGDEFFIILEGSAAVLQRRSENEEFVEVGRLAPSDYFGEIALLMNRPRAATVVARGPLKCVKLDRPRFERVLGPCSDILKRNIQQYNSFVSLSV, encoded by the exons ATGGCGTCCAGCAGTACGAGCAGTGAAGAGGAGAGGAGTTTGCGGGAGTGTGAGCGCTACGTGCAGAAGCACAACATCCAGCAGCTGCTGAAGGACTGTATTGTGCAGCTGTGCACCTCCAGGCCTGACAAGCCCATGGCTTTCCTCAGAGAGTACTTTGAAAGGCTTGAGAAG GAGGAAGCTAAACAGATCATCAGCCAGCAGAAGTCGAGCTCTCGTTCAGACTCCCGTGAAGATGAGGTCTCTCCTCCCATGAACCCTGTGGTTAAGGGCCGGCGGCGCCGTGGTGCCATCAGCGCAGAGGTCTACACTGAAGAAGATGCTGCTTCTTATGTCAGAAAG GTCATTCCTAAAGACTATAAAACAATGGCTGCCCTTGctaaagcgattgagaaaaatgtgcttttttccCATCTCGATGACAATGAGAGAAG TGATATATTTGATGCCATGTTCTCAGTCACCTACATTGCAGGAGAAACTGTCATTCAACAAG GGGATGAGGGTGATAACTTTTATGTTATCGACCAAGGTGAAATGGAT GTGTATGTCAACAATGAGTGGGTGACCAGTATTGGAGAGGGTGGCAGTTTTGGTGAACTGGCTTTAATCTACGGCACTCCCAGAGCAGCCACTGTTAGAGCAAAGACCAATGTCAAGCTGTGGGGGATTGATAGAGACAGCTATAGGAGAATACTCATG GGAAGCACTCTGAGAAAGAGAAAAATGTATGAAGAATTCCTTAGCAAGGTCTCCATTTTGG AATCCCTGGATAAATGGGAACGGTTGACTGTTGCTGACGCCCTTGAAACAGTCCAGTTTGAGGATGGCCAGAAGATTGTTGTGCAGGGTCAGCCTGGAGATGAATTTTTTATTATCCTTGAG GGGTCTGCAGCAGTCCTGCAGCGACGGTCGGAGAATGAGGAGTTTGTGGAGGTTGGAAGACTCGCACCCTCTGACTACTTTG GTGAGATTGCCCTGCTCATGAACCGCCCTCGTGCCGCCACAGTGGTTGCTCGTGGTCCACTAAAGTGCGTCAAACTTGACCGTCCCCGGTTCGAACGTGTGCTTGGTCCCTGCTCAGATATTCTGAAGAGAAACATACAGCAGTACAACAGCTTTGTGTCTCTGTCCGTCTGA